A single region of the Selenomonas sp. oral taxon 920 genome encodes:
- the proC gene encoding pyrroline-5-carboxylate reductase, which yields MRDDIQIGIIGGGAMAEALTAGMVHAGTLPPSQISVSEHKAMRCDELMHRYGVHAQVGAESFLPRISVLILAVKPAAAAAAMRETAPLLKKGALILSIVAGLTIAEIEAAYPQHPVIRAMPNTPLAVGAGMSAYARGMYADTAYSSTAEMVLGSAGRTIEVHESDLDAVTGLSGSGPAYAFLILEALVEGGVAAGLKRETASVLAAQTLLGAAQMALTSKQSPADLRAAVTSPAGTTAAGLRVMEHAGVRSALIEAVLAGAERSRELGRG from the coding sequence ATGCGCGATGATATTCAGATCGGCATCATCGGCGGCGGTGCAATGGCAGAGGCGCTGACTGCGGGGATGGTGCACGCGGGAACGTTGCCGCCGTCACAGATCAGCGTGTCCGAGCACAAGGCAATGCGCTGCGACGAACTCATGCACAGGTACGGCGTGCACGCGCAGGTAGGGGCAGAATCCTTTCTGCCCCGTATTTCTGTGCTCATTCTTGCCGTAAAGCCTGCGGCAGCTGCGGCAGCCATGCGTGAGACGGCACCGCTCTTAAAGAAGGGGGCACTCATCCTCTCGATTGTCGCGGGGCTGACGATCGCAGAGATCGAGGCGGCATATCCGCAGCATCCCGTCATTCGTGCGATGCCGAATACGCCGCTCGCTGTGGGAGCGGGAATGTCCGCCTATGCACGCGGGATGTATGCGGATACGGCATACAGCAGCACGGCGGAGATGGTGCTTGGTTCCGCCGGGCGTACCATCGAGGTGCATGAGAGTGACCTCGATGCCGTGACGGGGCTCTCGGGCAGCGGTCCCGCGTATGCCTTCCTGATACTTGAAGCACTTGTTGAGGGCGGTGTTGCCGCAGGGCTGAAACGCGAGACGGCATCTGTGCTTGCAGCGCAGACGCTGCTGGGAGCCGCACAGATGGCGCTTACGTCGAAGCAGTCGCCCGCCGATTTGCGCGCGGCGGTCACAAGTCCGGCGGGCACCACCGCCGCAGGTCTGCGTGTCATGGAGCATGCGGGCGTGCGCTCGGCACTCATCGAAGCCGTGCTGGCGGGAGCGGAGCGTTCCAGAGAGTTGGGGAGAGGATAA
- a CDS encoding cell division protein SepF: MSIFKKISTKFIGITPEDEAEENEQQEDEKAKKSASVTEIGSHANRRAETGANLSAFPDFSSSSGSAGGSTIDNVVAAYRMNVVVIEPQTFDDAQQVAVNLQKKKPVVLNFEKTEKSVANRIIDFISGTTYALGGDIKKISNNVILCAPHNVNVSYSEEEHRLGDDMSFLNR; the protein is encoded by the coding sequence GTGAGTATCTTTAAGAAAATATCAACGAAGTTCATCGGCATTACACCCGAGGATGAGGCAGAGGAAAACGAGCAGCAGGAAGACGAGAAGGCAAAGAAGTCTGCCTCTGTCACCGAAATTGGATCGCATGCGAATCGGCGTGCGGAGACGGGCGCGAACCTCTCCGCGTTTCCGGACTTCTCTTCGTCCTCCGGCAGTGCGGGCGGCTCGACGATCGACAACGTGGTCGCGGCGTACCGCATGAATGTCGTCGTCATCGAGCCGCAGACGTTCGATGATGCTCAGCAGGTGGCGGTTAATCTGCAGAAGAAGAAGCCCGTCGTGCTCAATTTCGAAAAAACGGAGAAGAGTGTTGCGAACCGCATCATTGACTTCATCAGCGGCACGACGTATGCCTTGGGCGGCGATATCAAAAAGATCAGCAACAATGTAATCCTCTGTGCGCCGCACAACGTCAATGTCAGTTACTCCGAGGAGGAGCACCGGCTCGGGGATGATATGTCGTTTCTGAACAGGTAG
- a CDS encoding YggS family pyridoxal phosphate-dependent enzyme, with protein sequence MSEDMTIPMRIQEVRAAIADARERRTHIPNDVPVELIAVTKNHPVAAMQEAIDAGITNIGENRVQEALDKAETLAREVKWHLIGHLQTNKVKHAVRQFDLIHSVDSLRLAREIDKAAEKFGKVQNILVQVNLAREESKFGIDREELDEMLARIDELHCVRLQGFMCIAPNYEDVEECRPLFRAMYELYQQVKECAPRTADIRYLSMGMSNDYAIAVEEGANLVRVGTAIFGARQYNALGV encoded by the coding sequence ATGAGTGAGGATATGACGATCCCAATGCGGATTCAAGAGGTGCGCGCGGCGATTGCTGATGCGCGTGAACGGCGCACGCATATACCGAACGATGTGCCCGTGGAACTCATTGCCGTGACGAAGAACCACCCCGTTGCGGCAATGCAGGAAGCCATCGACGCGGGCATCACGAACATCGGCGAGAACCGTGTGCAGGAGGCTCTGGATAAGGCTGAGACCTTAGCACGCGAGGTGAAATGGCACCTCATCGGTCATCTGCAGACGAATAAGGTGAAGCACGCCGTGCGGCAGTTTGACCTCATTCATTCGGTGGACTCCCTGCGGCTTGCGCGTGAAATCGACAAGGCGGCGGAGAAATTCGGCAAAGTACAGAACATCCTCGTACAGGTCAATCTGGCACGCGAGGAGAGCAAATTCGGCATTGACCGTGAGGAATTGGACGAAATGCTCGCACGAATTGATGAACTGCACTGCGTTCGCTTGCAGGGATTTATGTGTATTGCGCCGAATTATGAGGATGTGGAAGAGTGTCGCCCGCTCTTCCGTGCGATGTATGAGCTCTATCAGCAGGTAAAGGAATGCGCGCCGCGTACGGCGGACATCCGTTATCTCTCGATGGGGATGTCCAACGATTACGCAATTGCGGTGGAGGAAGGCGCAAATCTCGTGCGTGTCGGCACGGCGATTTTTGGCGCACGTCAATATAACGCCCTAGGAGTGTGA
- the pgeF gene encoding peptidoglycan editing factor PgeF gives MSFVLRHMRDNLWSGRLDIFPEDRIVHGFSARQGGVSPAPFDTLNMALHVGDDPAHVWENRRRYLAALGLDAERICTIRQVHGTEIVRAFRRDAGRGARDYADTLADADAVVTNDSGVTLLLCYADCVPVLLYDPVHNAAGLVHAGWKGTVQRIAAKTVERMGEEFGTSPSEVLAGIGPSIGAGCYTVGAEVAERFRTEFSAHAAELVRVQDEEIHLDLWAANSIQLVEAGVLADNIDRADICTSCDRSFFYSYRAAGGRTGRLAAVMELR, from the coding sequence ATGAGTTTTGTACTGCGGCATATGCGCGACAATCTCTGGAGCGGGCGGCTCGATATTTTTCCCGAGGACAGGATTGTGCACGGGTTCTCTGCGCGGCAGGGCGGCGTGAGTCCTGCACCGTTTGATACGCTCAACATGGCGCTGCACGTCGGTGACGATCCTGCACATGTCTGGGAGAACAGGCGGCGCTATCTTGCAGCGCTGGGGCTTGACGCAGAACGGATCTGCACGATCCGGCAGGTACATGGCACGGAGATTGTGCGCGCGTTTCGCCGCGATGCGGGACGTGGGGCGCGTGACTATGCGGATACCCTTGCAGATGCAGATGCCGTTGTCACGAACGACAGCGGTGTCACTCTCCTGCTCTGCTATGCAGACTGTGTGCCCGTACTGCTCTACGATCCCGTGCACAATGCGGCAGGGCTTGTCCATGCAGGGTGGAAGGGGACGGTGCAGCGGATTGCGGCCAAGACCGTGGAACGCATGGGCGAGGAATTCGGCACGTCGCCCTCCGAGGTGCTTGCGGGGATTGGTCCCTCGATCGGGGCAGGCTGCTATACAGTCGGTGCAGAGGTCGCGGAGCGTTTCCGTACAGAATTTTCGGCACATGCAGCCGAACTTGTGCGGGTGCAGGATGAGGAGATCCATCTCGACCTTTGGGCGGCGAACAGCATTCAGCTCGTGGAAGCGGGTGTTTTGGCAGACAATATTGATCGTGCGGACATATGTACCTCGTGTGACCGCAGTTTCTTCTATTCCTATCGTGCCGCAGGCGGCAGGACGGGACGGTTGGCGGCGGTGATGGAGCTGAGATGA
- a CDS encoding radical SAM protein has product MDHRLKRRLQEQFAKEHGAYRYPAGGRTRFALVYPNTYFVGMSNLGLHIIYDLLNQRGDTACERFFLPDRTELPRYERTQTPMMSVETQTPLADFAVIGFAISFEMDYFNVVKMLALSHVRLRSAERGARDPLVIAGGPCATFNPEPLAEIVDAFVIGEGEVIVPALMDAYHEAAREGLDRGALLRRLARVPGVYVPALYVPAYDGEGKIAALTPTADAPATVARQWVEDLDAYPAHTVVVTEETEFNLYLIETARGCGRHCRFCMAGYCFRRPRNRSLAVIEEQVRAALPYGKKIGLMGAAISDYPEIDELCRSILGEGLSMSVASFRADSVTQELVEALAASGLQTLTLAPEAGSARMRAVINKGIEEHHLFTAIDLGAAAHIPNFKLYIMVGLPFEEAADIAAIIDLAERLRTYMDEKGSRGTLTLSVNPFVPKPFTPFQWMPMADKKRLDAIMKEITQALRRHKKIVVHFESPKEALVQAILARGDRRLGKPLMRAAVGRGGKDLVSEMRTEGLAPEDYLTRTWGAEEYLPWEHLDMGFSKSYLRREYEKAAALKETIGCFDGCTRCGVCGRKEERTNV; this is encoded by the coding sequence TTGGATCATCGACTGAAAAGGCGTTTGCAGGAGCAATTCGCGAAAGAGCACGGCGCTTACCGCTATCCGGCGGGGGGGCGCACGCGCTTTGCGCTCGTCTATCCGAATACGTACTTTGTCGGGATGTCGAACCTCGGACTTCACATCATCTACGATCTTCTCAATCAGCGCGGGGATACAGCGTGTGAGCGCTTCTTTCTGCCTGACCGAACGGAACTTCCGCGCTACGAGCGCACACAGACGCCGATGATGAGCGTGGAGACGCAGACGCCTCTTGCGGACTTTGCCGTCATCGGCTTTGCCATTTCCTTTGAGATGGATTATTTCAATGTCGTCAAAATGCTTGCGCTCAGCCATGTGCGGCTGCGGTCTGCGGAACGCGGTGCGCGTGATCCGCTCGTCATTGCGGGCGGCCCGTGTGCGACGTTCAACCCGGAACCGCTCGCGGAGATTGTGGATGCCTTTGTCATCGGTGAGGGGGAGGTGATTGTGCCTGCCCTGATGGATGCCTACCATGAAGCCGCTCGGGAGGGACTGGATCGCGGGGCACTGCTCCGACGGCTTGCGCGTGTGCCCGGGGTCTATGTACCTGCACTCTACGTTCCCGCCTATGATGGGGAGGGCAAAATTGCTGCGCTCACACCAACTGCGGATGCACCGGCCACTGTTGCCCGTCAGTGGGTGGAGGATCTCGATGCATACCCTGCACATACGGTCGTGGTCACAGAGGAGACGGAGTTCAATCTCTATCTCATCGAGACGGCGCGCGGCTGCGGACGACATTGCCGCTTCTGCATGGCGGGCTACTGCTTTCGCCGTCCGCGCAACCGCTCTCTCGCCGTCATCGAGGAGCAGGTACGTGCTGCCCTGCCCTACGGGAAGAAAATCGGACTGATGGGGGCGGCGATCTCGGACTATCCGGAGATCGACGAACTCTGCCGCTCCATTCTCGGCGAGGGGCTTTCCATGTCTGTCGCGTCCTTCCGTGCGGACTCGGTGACGCAGGAACTCGTCGAGGCACTTGCCGCGAGCGGCCTGCAGACGCTGACACTCGCGCCCGAGGCGGGGAGCGCGCGCATGCGTGCTGTCATCAACAAGGGCATCGAGGAGCATCATCTCTTTACGGCAATCGATCTCGGGGCGGCAGCGCATATTCCAAATTTCAAACTCTACATCATGGTTGGGCTTCCATTCGAGGAGGCAGCGGACATTGCGGCGATCATCGATCTCGCTGAGCGTCTGCGCACCTATATGGATGAGAAGGGGAGCCGCGGGACGCTGACGCTCAGCGTGAACCCGTTTGTCCCAAAGCCCTTTACGCCGTTCCAGTGGATGCCGATGGCAGACAAGAAACGGCTCGATGCGATTATGAAGGAGATCACACAGGCACTGCGCCGCCATAAAAAGATCGTTGTTCACTTTGAGTCGCCGAAGGAGGCCCTTGTGCAGGCGATTCTCGCGCGCGGCGACCGGCGGCTTGGAAAACCGCTCATGCGTGCAGCTGTGGGCCGCGGGGGCAAGGATCTCGTGAGTGAGATGCGCACGGAGGGGCTTGCTCCCGAGGATTACCTTACGCGTACATGGGGGGCAGAGGAATATCTCCCATGGGAACATCTGGACATGGGCTTTTCGAAGAGCTATTTGCGGCGGGAGTATGAAAAAGCAGCGGCACTGAAAGAGACAATTGGCTGTTTTGACGGCTGTACGCGTTGCGGCGTCTGCGGCAGAAAGGAAGAAAGGACGAACGTATGA
- the nrdR gene encoding transcriptional regulator NrdR, which translates to MKCPFCKKPDSRVIDSRAADDGTTIRRRRECAECGRRFTTYEVVEKLPLMVVKRDNRREPFSRDKLLTGIIRSCDKRDISMEQITNFVAEIERDIRNRTEPEVPSEKIGEIVMERLKDFDEVAYIRFASVYRKFDDITNFIEELETLRARRGKE; encoded by the coding sequence ATGAAATGTCCTTTTTGCAAAAAGCCGGACAGTCGGGTGATTGACTCGAGAGCCGCGGACGATGGAACGACGATCCGTCGCCGCCGTGAGTGCGCGGAATGTGGGCGGCGTTTCACAACCTATGAGGTGGTAGAGAAGCTGCCGCTGATGGTGGTGAAAAGAGATAATCGCCGCGAGCCGTTTAGCCGTGACAAGCTCCTTACGGGGATCATCCGCTCCTGTGACAAACGTGACATCTCGATGGAGCAGATCACGAATTTCGTCGCGGAGATCGAGCGCGATATCCGCAACCGCACGGAGCCGGAGGTGCCGTCCGAGAAGATCGGTGAGATCGTCATGGAGCGGCTGAAGGATTTCGATGAGGTCGCGTACATCCGCTTTGCCTCCGTCTATCGAAAATTCGATGATATTACGAATTTTATTGAGGAATTGGAAACGCTTCGTGCGCGCCGCGGGAAGGAGTAA
- a CDS encoding helix-turn-helix domain-containing protein produces the protein MVGDILRREREKQGLTIANVEKGTSIRGLYIEHIERGNVAELPGMVYAKGFVRNYAKFLGLNAENLVQQFAEENGSVSAPSAPELETPAPTRRISLSNVGDESLSKISIGSSSASYAGIFGKLAVGIIVLAALVGGGAAVLSAINSPARETAAPPPVKTEQPAPASAAAEADASDATRAAANVDGVRVSVTLAERCWTEVSVDGKSVFEGIIERGKTETWQGKESVVVRAGNAGALDVTFNGKKLGKFGDNGEVVERRFTKTTKDLKDTLPTEASAHAEKSTAGSDKPAKPAKGAANTQ, from the coding sequence ATGGTAGGGGACATCTTGCGAAGAGAGCGCGAGAAACAAGGGCTGACGATTGCCAATGTGGAGAAGGGGACGAGCATTCGTGGACTCTATATTGAGCATATCGAACGGGGCAATGTTGCTGAGCTGCCGGGAATGGTCTATGCAAAGGGCTTTGTGCGCAACTATGCGAAGTTTTTGGGGCTGAATGCGGAGAACCTAGTGCAGCAGTTTGCCGAGGAAAATGGGAGCGTATCGGCGCCCTCCGCGCCGGAGCTGGAGACACCGGCACCGACGCGCCGTATATCGCTGAGCAATGTCGGTGATGAGTCGCTCTCGAAGATCTCCATTGGCAGTTCGAGCGCGTCCTATGCGGGGATCTTTGGCAAACTTGCGGTAGGCATCATCGTCCTTGCTGCACTTGTAGGCGGAGGCGCGGCTGTGCTCTCCGCGATCAATTCGCCTGCGCGGGAGACGGCGGCGCCCCCGCCGGTCAAGACGGAGCAGCCTGCTCCGGCATCGGCAGCCGCAGAGGCAGATGCATCCGATGCGACGCGTGCAGCTGCGAATGTCGACGGGGTGCGCGTGAGCGTGACACTCGCGGAGCGCTGCTGGACAGAGGTCAGCGTCGACGGCAAGAGCGTCTTTGAGGGAATCATCGAAAGGGGCAAGACGGAAACCTGGCAGGGCAAGGAATCCGTCGTCGTTCGCGCGGGCAATGCGGGTGCACTGGATGTGACATTCAACGGGAAGAAGCTTGGCAAGTTCGGCGACAATGGGGAAGTTGTTGAGCGCCGCTTTACCAAGACAACAAAGGACCTGAAGGATACACTGCCGACGGAAGCGTCTGCACATGCGGAGAAGAGCACGGCAGGCAGCGACAAGCCTGCAAAGCCGGCAAAGGGGGCTGCGAATACGCAGTGA
- a CDS encoding cysteine desulfurase family protein produces MKPAPIYFDYAATTPIDPRVLETMQPYLTEIYGNPSSLHSFGQAARHAIARAREQAAALIGALPEEIYFTSGGTESDNWALCGIAEERRAAGCGAHIVISSVEHAAVRETCRALEHRGFAVTEVPVDRDGCVEPRAVEAALRADTALVSIMTANNEVGTIQPVAEIGTRIRARGIPLHTDAVQAAGHIPLDVNVLHVDALSFSAHKFCGPKGIGVLYLRRGTKCTPFLHGGAQERDSRAGTENTAAIVGCGRAAEIARAEMDAEDERMRAYTQLLRAKLAAVDGIAFHGAQDKRLAGILNFSIRGRTQDVLLIRLDLAGFAVSAGSACSAGAAHPSHVLTAMGLSPEEAKCAVRVSLGRFTERSEVLAFAETILAIAGQC; encoded by the coding sequence ATGAAGCCTGCCCCCATCTATTTCGACTACGCGGCGACAACCCCGATCGATCCGCGTGTTCTAGAGACAATGCAGCCGTATTTGACGGAGATCTACGGCAATCCGTCGAGCCTGCACTCTTTCGGACAGGCGGCACGCCATGCGATTGCACGCGCGCGGGAACAGGCAGCAGCACTGATTGGGGCGCTGCCGGAAGAGATTTACTTTACGAGCGGAGGTACAGAGAGCGACAATTGGGCGCTGTGCGGGATTGCGGAGGAACGCAGGGCGGCGGGCTGCGGCGCACACATTGTGATCTCCTCTGTGGAGCACGCAGCTGTGCGCGAGACGTGCCGTGCGCTGGAGCATCGGGGCTTCGCGGTAACTGAGGTTCCCGTTGATCGGGATGGATGCGTCGAGCCCCGCGCCGTGGAGGCGGCACTGCGTGCAGACACGGCACTCGTCAGTATCATGACGGCGAACAACGAGGTCGGTACCATACAGCCGGTCGCGGAGATCGGCACGCGCATCCGTGCGCGGGGGATTCCGCTTCATACGGATGCCGTGCAGGCGGCTGGACATATCCCGCTCGACGTCAATGTCCTGCATGTCGACGCACTGTCCTTCTCGGCACATAAATTCTGCGGCCCCAAGGGCATCGGCGTACTCTATCTGCGGCGCGGAACGAAATGCACGCCGTTCCTCCATGGCGGCGCACAGGAACGCGACAGCCGCGCGGGCACGGAGAATACGGCGGCGATTGTCGGATGCGGGCGTGCAGCCGAGATTGCACGCGCGGAGATGGACGCAGAAGACGAGCGTATGCGTGCATATACGCAGCTGCTGCGTGCAAAACTCGCGGCGGTGGACGGCATTGCCTTTCACGGTGCGCAGGACAAGCGTCTCGCGGGAATCCTTAACTTCAGCATACGCGGCAGGACGCAGGACGTACTTCTTATCCGTCTCGATCTCGCGGGCTTCGCCGTATCGGCGGGCAGTGCATGCAGTGCGGGTGCTGCACACCCGTCCCACGTCCTCACCGCGATGGGACTTTCGCCCGAAGAGGCAAAATGCGCCGTCCGTGTGAGTCTCGGACGCTTTACGGAACGTTCGGAGGTTCTTGCGTTTGCCGAGACCATCTTGGCCATTGCGGGGCAATGCTGA
- a CDS encoding RrF2 family transcriptional regulator, with amino-acid sequence MKLSTKGRYSVTALYELALHYGEGVVPLKTIAKTQGISENYLEQLMAPLRRAGLVESVRGAQGGYTLALPPEEVTIGRIITAVEGPIALVDCLLTSAEAVDQSCVRAGSCVTRRIWEEVRDSINSVLNNISLADLMQRNQNRMGCNQ; translated from the coding sequence ATGAAACTTTCAACGAAGGGGCGCTACAGTGTGACAGCGCTCTATGAGCTTGCCCTGCACTACGGGGAGGGGGTTGTGCCTCTCAAGACGATTGCAAAGACGCAGGGAATCTCGGAGAACTACTTGGAGCAGCTGATGGCACCGCTGCGGCGCGCGGGGCTCGTGGAGAGTGTTCGCGGGGCACAGGGAGGCTATACACTCGCACTGCCGCCGGAAGAAGTGACGATCGGGCGCATCATCACGGCTGTGGAGGGCCCGATCGCACTCGTAGACTGTCTGCTGACAAGTGCGGAGGCGGTCGATCAGAGCTGTGTGCGTGCGGGCAGCTGCGTGACGCGCCGCATCTGGGAGGAAGTCCGCGACAGCATCAACTCCGTCTTGAACAATATTTCACTCGCCGATCTCATGCAGCGCAATCAAAATCGCATGGGGTGCAACCAATGA
- a CDS encoding deoxyuridine 5'-triphosphate nucleotidohydrolase (catalyzes the formation of dUMP from dUTP), producing MKTRGFEIVSVYENSGIHLPQRKTGASTGYDFAAAETVAIPSGECALVPTGVKAYMQPDEVLLIYIRSSTALKKRLMLMNSVGVIDADYYGNAENEGHIYIPLYNYGKETVFIEAGECIAQGIFTSYLTVDGDAAGRGAARAGGFGSTGNL from the coding sequence ATGAAGACACGCGGATTTGAAATTGTTTCGGTCTACGAGAACTCTGGGATCCATCTGCCGCAGCGTAAGACGGGGGCGAGCACAGGTTATGACTTCGCGGCGGCGGAGACGGTCGCGATCCCGTCGGGAGAATGTGCTCTTGTCCCGACGGGAGTCAAGGCATATATGCAGCCAGACGAGGTGCTGCTCATCTACATCCGCTCGAGTACGGCGCTCAAGAAGCGCCTCATGCTGATGAACAGCGTGGGCGTGATCGATGCGGATTACTACGGAAACGCGGAGAATGAGGGGCATATCTACATCCCGCTCTACAATTACGGCAAGGAGACGGTGTTCATTGAGGCGGGTGAATGCATTGCGCAGGGGATCTTTACGAGTTATCTCACGGTGGACGGTGATGCCGCAGGACGCGGTGCTGCGCGTGCGGGCGGATTCGGCTCGACGGGGAATCTTTGA
- the hfq gene encoding RNA chaperone Hfq produces the protein MTAKIINLQDNFLNQVRKDGIPVTIHLVNGFQIKGTVRGFDNFVVMADVMGKQQMIYKHAISTITPAQPVKTMVEEP, from the coding sequence GTGACGGCAAAAATCATCAACTTGCAGGACAATTTTCTCAATCAGGTGCGCAAAGACGGGATTCCTGTGACGATCCATCTCGTGAATGGTTTCCAGATCAAGGGAACGGTACGCGGTTTTGACAATTTCGTCGTCATGGCGGATGTAATGGGGAAACAGCAGATGATTTACAAGCATGCAATCTCTACGATTACCCCGGCGCAGCCGGTCAAGACAATGGTTGAAGAGCCCTGA
- the miaA gene encoding tRNA (adenosine(37)-N6)-dimethylallyltransferase MiaA — translation MTVHAKSPLLVLVGPTAVGKTALSLHLAEVLGTDIVSGDSMCIYRGFDIGSAKPTAEERARVTHHLVDILDADEPFSVTEFAARVAALVREHESTDRLPFIVGGTGLYIKALVEGYAFNETQEQGLFRRAMEGVAARRGNARVHSFLAHHDPEAAKRLHINNLRRVIRAIEVVRYGDERISQESALMNGTQPYDAFVIGLHRARPHLYERINLRVETMFAAGLADEVAGLLARGIGRDAPAMKGIGYKETAAYLAGEMSLAEAIFAIQTATRHFAKRQLTWYRRMPYIHWYDADAQSETELLHAILADVRAWREERERSAQA, via the coding sequence TTGACCGTGCATGCAAAGAGTCCGCTGCTCGTCCTTGTCGGACCAACGGCAGTGGGGAAGACGGCGCTTTCCCTTCATCTTGCGGAGGTGCTCGGGACGGATATCGTCTCGGGCGACTCCATGTGCATCTATCGCGGCTTCGACATCGGCAGTGCGAAACCGACCGCAGAGGAGCGGGCGCGTGTCACGCATCATCTCGTGGACATATTGGATGCGGATGAGCCGTTCTCCGTCACGGAGTTTGCTGCACGCGTCGCTGCCCTTGTGCGTGAACATGAAAGCACGGATCGTCTGCCGTTTATCGTCGGCGGGACGGGGCTCTACATCAAGGCTCTCGTAGAGGGGTATGCTTTCAACGAGACGCAGGAGCAGGGACTTTTTCGCCGTGCGATGGAGGGCGTTGCTGCGCGGCGCGGGAATGCGCGCGTGCATTCCTTCCTCGCGCATCATGATCCCGAGGCAGCAAAGCGCCTGCACATCAACAATCTCAGGCGTGTGATCCGTGCGATCGAGGTTGTGCGCTATGGAGACGAACGCATCTCACAGGAGAGTGCGCTGATGAACGGGACGCAGCCCTACGACGCCTTTGTCATTGGGCTGCATCGAGCGCGTCCGCATCTCTACGAGCGCATCAACCTGCGTGTGGAGACAATGTTCGCAGCGGGGCTTGCAGATGAGGTTGCAGGATTGCTCGCGCGCGGCATCGGGCGCGATGCACCCGCGATGAAGGGCATCGGCTACAAGGAGACAGCGGCATATCTTGCGGGTGAGATGAGCCTTGCGGAGGCAATTTTCGCTATTCAGACGGCGACGCGGCATTTCGCAAAGCGGCAGCTCACATGGTATCGCCGGATGCCCTATATTCACTGGTACGATGCAGATGCACAGTCGGAGACGGAGCTCCTGCACGCGATCCTTGCAGATGTGCGTGCATGGAGGGAAGAACGAGAAAGGAGCGCTCAGGCGTGA
- a CDS encoding metal-dependent hydrolase: protein MVKFSYYGHAAFLLDDGTHKVLVDPFLTGNPMSSIAANEVDCDFILLTHAHGDHLGDAPAIAVRTGAAIVAIPEVISACEGQARGEIRSHPMNIGGSLSLPFGKVRMTFAQHSAGVAGGIACGFVVYIGGKVVYYSGDTALFSDMQLIGRKDVIDYAVLPIGDNYTMGLEDAAQAAQWLNAGHVIPIHYDTWPVIAQEVNHYKEVTEAMTRAKVNVVAPGETIEL, encoded by the coding sequence ATGGTAAAATTCAGCTACTATGGTCATGCGGCTTTTTTGCTTGATGACGGGACGCACAAGGTGCTCGTGGATCCATTTCTGACGGGAAATCCGATGTCGAGCATCGCGGCGAACGAGGTCGACTGTGACTTCATCCTGCTCACACACGCGCACGGGGATCATCTCGGCGACGCGCCCGCGATTGCGGTGCGTACGGGAGCGGCGATTGTTGCGATTCCTGAGGTGATCTCTGCCTGCGAGGGGCAGGCACGCGGAGAGATCCGGTCGCATCCGATGAACATCGGCGGCTCTCTCAGTCTGCCGTTCGGTAAGGTGCGCATGACATTTGCACAGCACAGTGCAGGTGTTGCGGGCGGTATAGCGTGCGGATTTGTCGTCTACATCGGCGGCAAGGTCGTCTACTACTCCGGCGACACGGCACTCTTCAGCGATATGCAGCTGATCGGGCGCAAGGATGTAATCGACTATGCGGTGCTCCCCATCGGTGACAACTATACGATGGGTCTCGAGGATGCGGCGCAGGCGGCGCAGTGGCTCAATGCAGGTCATGTCATCCCGATCCACTACGATACGTGGCCGGTCATCGCGCAGGAAGTAAACCACTACAAGGAAGTTACGGAGGCAATGACGCGCGCAAAGGTAAACGTCGTTGCACCCGGTGAAACCATCGAACTTTGA